The genome window GAACGAAGAGGCGCGTCTGTTGCGTGAACGCGGCGAGGCGGTCATCAATTTGGGGATCGGTGAGCCGAAAAATAAAACACCGATTGCCGCGATTCTTTCCTCGGGGGCGAAACTATCCAGTGGGGATGTGAAGTACACCCCGCCGGACGGTTTGCCGTCCATGAAAAAGGCGGTCATTCGCTATACGGAGGAGAACTATGACCGCCTCGTCGCGCCTGAAAACGTGATCATCACCAACGGGGCAAAACAGTCGCTCTACAATATTTTTTATTCCATTTTGAATCCACAGGATGAAGTGCTTGTCATCGCACCGTATTGGGTTTCATACCCGGAGATGATAAAAATGTGCATGGCGATTCCCGTCATTGTCACACCTGAAGACGGGACGTTCATCCCGCGCTTTGAAGATATCGAACGCGCAGTGACCTCCTCCACGCGAGCGATCATCATCAACAGCCCGAACAACCCCTCGGGAGCAATCTATCCCGCCGATTTACTTGCAAGGATAGTGGAGCTATGCGAACGCAAGGGCGTTTACATGATCTGTGATGATATCTACCATAAGCTGACCTTCGACGGGCATGTGGCTCCGCCTGCCTATTCATTTACGAAAAAAGAGATTGAAGATTCGCATATCCTTGTTGTCAATGGTGTGGCGAAGTTATATGGAATGACAGGCTTCCGCATTGGCTGGGTGATCGCACCGCGTCAATTGGTGAGGGTGATGACAAATGTCCTCGCGCAGACGACCTCGTGTGTGTCGCCCATTGCGCAGGCGGCTGCGGAGGGTGCCTTGAATGGGTTGCAGTCCGTAGTGGAGGCGCTGCGACTGCAGATCCAGAATAATTGCGAGATCGTTTTGCAGGAAATGCGGACATTCAACGGTGCGCGGCTGATCGAGCCAAAAGGGACGTTTTACGCTCTTCCCGATTTGCGCGCCTTTTCCACCAATTCGGTGGAGTTGTCCAGGTTCCTATTGAAGAAGGCATTGGTGGTGACCGTTCCCGGGAAGGAATTCGGCATGGAGGGCCACATCCGCATTTCATTTGCGGGTTCTGTAAAGGACCTTACCGAAGGGATGGCCCGCATCAAGTGGGCGCTTGACGCGACATCGCCCAACGAAATTTATATCCGCGATAGGAAAATGATCCGAGATTGGATGTAGGGTAGATACGATGAATAATTTACTGAATATTAAATCCCCCGCTGAGTCCGTCGCCCAGACCCGCAAGGCGGAGTACAACCTTTCCAATCAGGGTGTGGGCAACCTGCGGCAGGCATACTGGAATTTGACAACCGAGGCCCTGGTGGAGGAAGCGGTCTTTCGGAATGAGGGGGCGCTGGTTTCAGGCGGACCGTTCGTTGCAAATACCGGCAAACACACGGCTCGAAGCGCCAACGATAAATTTGTGGTCCGCGAAGCTGACTCCGAGGGGAATATCTGGTGGGGTGTGTACAACCGTCCGTTTGCGGCGGATAAATTTGAGACATTATATGGTCGGGTGCTGGGTTTCCTGCAGGGGCGTGATGTCTTTGTGCAGGATGTCTACGCGGGTGCGGAGGAAGCCTATCGCCTGCCTGTGCGCATCGTGACCGAGCTTGCCTGGCACAGTCATTTTGTCCGTAACATGTTCATCCTGCCGCAGTCACTTGAGGAATACAAACGCTTTGTGCCGGAGTTTACGATCATTGCCATGCCGTCCTTCAAAGGCGCGCCTGCCGTGGACGGTACGAA of Anaerolineales bacterium contains these proteins:
- a CDS encoding aminotransferase class I/II-fold pyridoxal phosphate-dependent enzyme, producing the protein MRLSKLASEIVESPTLALNEEARLLRERGEAVINLGIGEPKNKTPIAAILSSGAKLSSGDVKYTPPDGLPSMKKAVIRYTEENYDRLVAPENVIITNGAKQSLYNIFYSILNPQDEVLVIAPYWVSYPEMIKMCMAIPVIVTPEDGTFIPRFEDIERAVTSSTRAIIINSPNNPSGAIYPADLLARIVELCERKGVYMICDDIYHKLTFDGHVAPPAYSFTKKEIEDSHILVVNGVAKLYGMTGFRIGWVIAPRQLVRVMTNVLAQTTSCVSPIAQAAAEGALNGLQSVVEALRLQIQNNCEIVLQEMRTFNGARLIEPKGTFYALPDLRAFSTNSVELSRFLLKKALVVTVPGKEFGMEGHIRISFAGSVKDLTEGMARIKWALDATSPNEIYIRDRKMIRDWM